The following is a genomic window from Indicator indicator isolate 239-I01 chromosome 34, UM_Iind_1.1, whole genome shotgun sequence.
tggatgcaTCCTGTAGATCCACTTCTTTCACCCCTTTGCTCAAAAGagtgtgaaagaaaagaaatcttaaAAATAACTTGTGTGCAGttagggatggggcttccctGTTTCGCGTGCAAAGCACCACCCAGGGTGGGTCTGCGCAGCTGGGTGCCAATGTCACTTGAGCCACTGCGCAGGCTAGAGACAGGTGTCTGTCGGTCCCACACCTGTCTGTCTGAGCAGGACCCGATTTAAGGTGTGCAGTCTTTGAaggcctggctgtgctggatggcagcactgaGGCAACCTTGACACTGCAGTTCGGGTACTCTCCTTGGCACATCAGACTACACCATCAGCATCTGTTGCTCTCTCGAAATGGACAAAACCCCTCAAACATTAAAGATTTTGGTAAAGCTGTAGATGGGCAGGAAGGCAAAAAATGTCAGAACAAGGCTCCCAGACAGACTGTGTCCGAAGGCAGTGAGGTGTTGAGGCTGTGTGATGTCCCCGGGCAGTGTTCACaacaaatgaaaaatgtctGAATGGAAACAAAGTTTCGGATGGGCCAGGGGAGGACGGTGTTGGCCGCACGCAAGTTGCCGCTTGGCACCAAGCGATGGGGACCGGGAGGAATGCCAGTTCGTCCTACAGAACCAGGCATCAGCTTGCCTACGACCCTCGGCTCCGGCCATCCTGCAGCGGAACGAGGCCTGCACCAGCAAGGCGCCCGGACTGCTCCAGCGCGCCTGCGCTGTGCCCCGCGGCctcaagaccttggagtccGCTCCACAGATCCTCCCCGACGCCGGGCCGGAGCCGGCAGGCGGCGGCCTTCACCGCAGTGCCATGGCGGCGCACTACTGCGGGCTCTGCCGCCGCACCTCCTTCACCGGCCGCCGGCACCTCTACAGCGCGGGGCATCGGCGGCGGCTGCAGGAGGCCCTAGCCCGGCTGCAAGAGGAGGTGGCGGCGGCGCGGGCGGCGGCAGCCGCGgccgaagatggcgacgacggTGCGGCTGTGGAGCGCTACGACCCGGCCGAGCACGACCGGCGCGTCTGGTGCTTGTGCTGCGATCGCGGTGTGCAGCGGGACGGGCGGCGGGACGGGCTGGCGCTGCTGCAGGCGGGGTTCCTCCAGCATCTCGCCGGGTACGTCACCGTGACGGGACCGGTGGGCCGGTGCTACCGCAGGCAGGGCTCCTTTCAGCACCTCTCCGGGTGGGTGACCGGAGAAGGGACCGGTGGAACGGGCCTGTCGCTGACGGGTGTCCGCAGGTCCGAGCACCGCCGGGAGACGGCTCGGTTCTGGCGGGAGAACCGGGCGGAGGCGGCGCTGCGAGAGCGGTTCCTGGTGCCGGCCGAGGAGTACGAGCGCTTCCAGCGCGCTCTGGAACGGGTGGTGGCCGCGCACCAgcggcaggaggaggagcacaTCCAGCAGGTACTCCCGGATCTGCACCGGCCCGGTCCTGCAGCGTCGACCCGGCCTTACCTGCTCCTCTTCCCGCAGATAGCGGCCGGCATCCGGGAAGCCGAGCGCCGGCAGCAGGAGACAGTACGAGCCGCCCTCCAGGTCGGTGAGCAGTATCCTGCCCTTGATGTGCCCGAGCATGGGCTGGAGACGGGGCCACACACCCCCACCGGCACCGGCTGCCCTCGGGAGGAGTTGGGGGTGCCTGGGGGGTTGGAGGAGGTTCTGCTCAATACCAGAAATCCTGTCCCCTTTTTCCTGAATCACACTCAGCTTCAAACAGAGCCAGAGCTTTGCGCAGGACTTTCCGTCTGCAGCCCCCCAGCGGGACCTGAGAGGTGAGAAGCCTTTTCCCTCTGTTGCCACTAACCAGCtcacacacagccacagctgctctTGCATGCTGATGCTGTCATCACCAGGATCTTGCACATGTTCAAATCCTTCACTTATATCTGTAGCGAGCACCACAGAAAGATTACCCCCATCCACACATCTATAGGCAAGCACCAGAAGCCATTaaggagcacagcagtgacATATGCATGTGTAACATCATTGTGCTCCAGGaacatttctccttttccttcttactGCAAATCTCTCCAGACACAAACACaaactctgctctgcagagctgctgccacactGGCTTTGGTCATCACTCACATTTCAGATGGCCGCTGTGTTCCAGGAACTCCTCTCATGacacacagcagcctggccccCATGGGATGCAGACAGGACCTGACCTAAACTGGATGGAACCAAACCAGGCTTTGACTTTCACTGGCCACCAGGTAGGGGAGACAAATTTAACTGCAGGTTATGGGTAGCAcaatttacaaagcaaaaaggGCTGCAATCTCCATCACAGTAAGGGACAACTCTGCAGGTTCAGATGAGCAACCAGATGGGTGCTTCAGTCACCCAGAGTTACCTTGTGTTCTGTTCAGCAAAGGCTCTTTAACATGCCCCCAAAACAATGGCTCCTTAAAGAATGTAGAGCAGTGCCTCCCTATTTCTGCAACAGAGCTTGATTCTGGGACGCATGATGCTGTTCTGCTTAGAGAGACTCTTGTAAGCATCCATTTCTCACTGGCATTTTGTTTCCATTACCAGGagacagaagggaaaggaaacgTTCACACAGGTAATAATGCCAGTTTCCTGCCTTTAGGTGCTCTCCTACTCTTGGCTCGCAAATGTAACAGGGAGAACTGAAAGGGGTTCTGAAGCAGCAATAGTAACCAGCAGGTGCTCACTCTTTGGCCAGTACCTGACATACtagggaagaaaaggctcctgTAGTGCGAATGCtttggtgctgctgtgtggagtGCCTAGCTGGGGTGCGGTCTGTTGGGGCCCTAACCAAGGCAAGCAGCTGCTTTTTCCTATAAggccaaaataatttttttttcctgctctgctgactCAGTAGGGTGAGCTGCAGGGACACGGTGGGGAAGAGAGGCTTTTCCCTGTCTCTAGGCTCAGGATTACTTCAGTGGTTAAATGCATTTTCCCCATGACTTGTAGGAGCAAAACCTCCATGGCTAACTGAGGAAGAGGATGGCAGTCAACAGCAGATTGGACCTTCGTATGAGGAGTTTCTCAAACAAAGTGAGCAGCTTGTATACCTTGCAGTTAACCTTCCCTTCACTTTGCCATGctaaataaaacagaagaaaattaactgaaaACCTTTCACCAAgccagttgtttttttttagaggagaagcagaggctgagaaagCTCCCAGCAGAGCGTGTGGGTGCCAGCTTTGACCATACCTCTCAGACAGGTGACAGCTGGCTCCCCTCCTTTGGACGGGTTTGGAATCATGGCAGAAGATGGCAGTCCAGGTGAGCTTTGGGGCAAGCATGGACAGGTACCTAGGGGAGGGTATGAAGCCTCCTTCCATGTGAGCTCCTCATGGGGCAGCCTGTGTGGTGGCAGCGAGCGCAAGGTTAAATCAGTGGGCTGAGGTCAATGAAATGAGTGCCAGGTGGGTCACAACAagcccaagcaacactacaggtttggggcagagtgcctagaaagcagcctggtggaaaaggatctgggggtgctgatcttagaagtctttagtgattctatgacacatgAGTTAAGCCAGCTCCTCAACCCAGTAGAACACTGTttctgccctggagcagggcacATGTGGCCTGCGAGGTGAAGCATGCCAATGGCTGTAGAGGCCAAGCATGCCTGGTTGCGGCTGGCTTACCTTGTACACCTGTCTGCTGTCCTGCTGGCACCTCTAAATGTGATAGAAGTCTGCCAGCTAGCTGGAGAGACTGCTGCAGCTCACTGAGGCACCAGGGACAATAAGTGAGAGCTTCCATTCTGCATAATTGCACACAGCACTGTCTTGCACGTTAGTTGAGGCAGTGCTTGTGACCTCTTCCTaaaggctgagctgtgctgactTCCACACTCCCTTATAGACATCAGTTTAGAACTGAatcaggagaaaagaagaggaaaaggtgaGCAGAAGTAGagcactgaagaaaacaagCTCTGGCTTGTGTGGAACGTGGACTGGAGGTAGCTGCAGGTGCTGTCAGGTTCAGCATTGTTATTAAATccacctggaagtgtttggTCTCCTAGAGAGCAGTGACCACAGGAGATACTAAATGGAGCACCATTACTGAAAGCTGCTGGACCAAGGAGTGTTGCAGATCGACTCTTTCTATCAGATACACAGGAGCCGGGTATTGAGTTCTGAGGTCTTGGGCTACCTAAAGACAGACCCTGGCTCCAGGGAAgctctcctgcccctgccctctccccagAAAGCCTGGcttacccagcactgctgcatggCCTGACATTCCagtaaagaaatacatttttgagAAATAAACTTTCTTCTTTGCAGAAAAATAGTAATTGAAATTGTCTGATATGTCCATTCTATTTTGTTACTTGTTCTACTTACCTAAAGGACTAATTAGTCCtcattacaaaaagaaaaaaaaaaaactgtgccTTAACTTCGCTGTACATAATTCCTACTTCTAATTTAAATACCTCGAGTCTTATTTAGAGCCCTTACCTGCGCATCCCCACTCCAGACAGATGCTTCTGCCTTGTGGAGATCTGTGGTCAAGGCTTCTTTAGAGGGGGTTTCCTTTACATACAACAAAGAAAGTGGGCTTCAGTTTTCCTCCTGCTAGAGCTGAGTGTGGTTTCAcattgctggctgctgcagggatgccaaagctcctttcccttctgcatATGTTTGTAGTATATTCCCAACACTATCAATGAACACAAACTAGCTTGTGGAGGGAGACAGACAGGCCCCATACCAGAACCCACCATCAACCACACCTCAGTAATGAAACAAACCCATTCttgaaaaattactttgatAGTTTTATTGTGTGCACCTACATATGATGCATTTTTGATGAGGTCGCTGGAGAACCTGCAAAGCAAGAAGTCCCAGATCAGGTAATCGGGTGAAAGCAAGCCAACACAAAGCCAACACTCAGAGCACCTTGTCAGGGAGGACGtgcccaggcacccagcagcccaGAGACAGGAAAGCCCACAGGGCCTTCCTCAGTCAACAGGGCCACAAGGACAAGATAGAATTGCTTTTAAATTCTGGAGAACCAAGGTTTCCAGCAATTGCAACCAGGAGGGTGGCCGAGGTGAGAGCAGCGTCTCCTGCATGGAGGGAGCGAGCCCATCCGAGCCTCACCTCCCTAAGCGTCCTCCCCTGCCACGGGCGCGTCACCACCTTTCGTGTTCCTGGTGTAGATCACCTGGGCTCGGTGCTTGGACACCAGCTTGATCAACCCTAGGGACAAAGGCAACGCTTTGAATGCCGAGGTACTGCGGGACACCAGGACTTGTGGGCCCTTCACCAGCAGCAACCCAGGCAGACAGGAAATCGCAGGGTACCCAGGACCACAAATGCTGGTACCAGGCTCTTGCTCAGCTGTGGCAGCACTCAcctttgctgagcagctcctggagggccGCTCTAGCCAGGGAACCCCGAATCTTCAGTCTCTCTGAGACAACTGCAGGTGTGATGAGCTTATAGTTGGGCACTTCTTTGCACAGTTTGTCATAGGTAGCCTTGTCAAACAGGACAAGATTGTTCAACTTGTCTCTCACTTTTCCTTTGGACCACTTCTACTtgaaaagaggcaaaaaagaataaaatcccATAGTCATCTTCTAAGCAATTACAAAACACCGAGCTTTAAAATGCCTTGAGAACTGCACCATCGAATATATCACATCCTAGATTAAAGGCCTAGATGCATGCAGTGTCGTTGCAAACATAATGTTGCAGAAAATACCAACCATAGCGCCAAGGGAAAGGACCAAAGCCGTTTGTTACTCAgacttaaaaccatcacaacaggTAAGAAGGAGCTCCTCTAACACGATGGGTCCCACACCATTACAGTGCCGGGAACACCCACACTCCCACTCTTAAGCTCTGACCAGGCTGCACGCATTGAAGGCCTAGGGAGCCCGAGCAGTCTCCTCCGAGCCACCAGGCTCCCGCACCCCTTCGCTAGGCTCAGCGTTTGAGCCCGGCTGCCCCCCGCCTCCCCACCTTTTCACAGCTGGCTCCGAGAGGACTGCGGCTCGGGGCCTGCCCCCAGTGAGGCCACCTCGGCAGGCGCGGCGCCGGCACCGCCGACTCTTACCTTCTTCTTGGCCTTACCACCGGATTTGTTCACCGGGTCCTTGTCCTTTTTGGCGGACTTGCCCGcatccttctttttcttgtcgTCTTTGGGCGGCTGCGAGGAGGAGGACGGGACGGTCAGCGGGATGGAGCGAGGACGGCCCCTCCGGGCGCTCCTCAGGGCCCCTCACCCTCAGGGAATCCTGCCCGCCCCACGGTGGGAATCCCACCCGCTCCACGGCGGTTATCGGGCCGCTCCCCGCTCACCATACTGCAGCGGCAGCTGCTCCCGCAAGATGTCGGCTGAGAAAGGAAGGGCCTGGCGCGAGGCGTGGGGAGGCCCCGTGCTCCGAGCCTGCTTCCGGGGCAACGTGGGACGTCACTTCCGGGGCAGGGCGGGCAGCACCATGGCGATCTTCAGTGTCTACGTGGTGAACAAGGCGGGCGGCCTCATTTACCAGCTGGACCATTATGCGCCCCGTGCCGACACTGAGAAGACCTTCAGCTTCCCGCTCGACTTCGTCCTGCGCCCACACGACGAGCGTGTCGTCGTCGCTTTCGGACAACGCGATGGCGTCCGCGGTGCGGCGACGGGAGGGGAGGGCCTAGCGGCACCGGGCGGGCTGGGCGGAGTGACTCATCCGCGCTTGTCCCCGTAGTGGGCCACGCCGTGCTGGCCATCAACGGCGCCGAGGTCAACGGGCGCTTTACGGCGGATGGGAAGGACGTGCTGGAGTTCCTGAGCAACCCCGCCAACTACCCGGTGTCCATCCGCTTCGGCCGCCACCGCCTCTCCTCCAACGAGAAGCTCATGCTGGCCTCCATGTTTCACTCGTGAGATGTGGCGGGACGCGACGGGGCAGGGGTGGCGTGGGCAAAGGCAGCGGGAGTGCTCAGGGCCCTCTCCCCGCAGGCTGTTCGCCATCGGGTCACAGCTGTCCCCCGAGGTTGGGAGTTCTGGGATCGAAATGCTGGAGACCGACACCTTCAAGCTGCACTGCTTCCAGACGCTGACAGGtactccccagccccaggcagccgGCACCGGTCTGCTTCAGCAGGGCTGCCACGGAGCTCGGCCTTCCTCATGCTCCTGCATCTGTGGCTCCAGGAATCAAATTCGTGGTTCTTGCTGACCCAAGGCAGGCGGGGATTGACTCTCTTCTGCGCAAGATCTATGAGATTTACTCTGACTTTGCACTGAAGAACCCTTTCTACTCCCTGGAGATGCCCATCAGGTAAACAAAGGGCCACTTTTAATAACACAGCAACAGGCCAGTGCCACTCCCTGTGCAGTAGCAAATGCTGAAAGCCTTTGAGTGAAGCAacaaagcagccccagaggctGAGGCAAAGGGGAAGACACAGCATACTGATACTAGGGTGGGATACTGACCTGTTCTGATGAGGATTTGGGAGGTGCTCTTCCTTGGTACAGTGCCCACTGTCCTTAACGTAGAGCCCACACAAGAAGATTTAAACTTAATTAACTGCCAAGCCAAAGCTTGACAGCTTATCTCCCTGTCTCACTACTTACTTATGGCATCTCTCAAAGGCTTCAAAGCCAAAGGGTGTGGAGAGCCTGTTTTTCTTAGTCTGTCCCATAGGTAAAGTCATCATccccttctgcttttctgtttcagatGTGAGTTGTTTGATCAGAACTTGAAACTTGCACTGGAGGTGGCAGAGAAAGCTGGACCTTTTGGACCAGGATCGTAGGGAAAGCTTTGCTTCTTGCTCCTTTCTCTTAAGAGCACAGCCTCTCTTCCCTGTCTGGCCACTCCTAGAGAgtcctcaccacagcagagacCACAGATCCCCAAAACTTGCTTCCTTATCTCCCAAGATACCATTTTAATCCCCTTTGTTCTGAAGTTTACCTTAAACAGACTCATTACTACTGTTTACAATGGCCCACAGTGGTTTACTCTGCCGAGTCAGGAAAGCAAGCCAAGGGATGGGGCCATGGCCCACCCCCAGCCCATGGTTCAGTTTGTTTCATAATTGTACATTTGTATTTTTCCTGTATAGCTGTAACTTAAGGTTTTGCAGAGGGTTTCTGTGTAAAGGTAATAAAGCTGATTAAAGAGGTGGAttgctgcttgttttctgtTGGCAGAGTCTGTTTGTGCCAGCGGTACTGCAGGAGGGTAAGGGGGTGTGATGAAAATAGCTGATTGCTGCTTACAATTGATTAGTATCTGGTCATTAACAAAGTGTCTGTGCTTCTTGGTGACATGTAGGAGTCTTACTGAGAAATGTAGCTTAGACAAAATACAGTTAGGAAATGCCATGAAAAGGTATTCAGCTTTCCTTATTTAGAGGTAGACTGTCAAGGCTATGAAGTCAGATGAAGCAGGTGATGAAGACCATGAAGTGGGTTTGGGTGCTTCCACTTGCACCATTCTCCACAAGACAACCAGAGCCTGGTGACACTGCTCTGCTTTTATTGCACAGATCATAAATAATTGAGTACAAAATGTAATTCACTTTCATTGTTTTAATTGTCTGGCTACCTACTCTTGCAACCAAGTTGTTCAGCCTGTGTGCAGTTCCTTTGTAAGTGGAATTTGGCTCTTCAAGGACCCTAAAGCAGTAAATCTTTCCAGGGACAAGCCAGGAATTTTCAATGAAATTCCAGTTAAGAACCTGAGTCTGTTTATTGTGATGAGCTCTGGGCCTGACTATGCAAGGCTGCTGGTgggagctctgctcagccccaaGGTAGCCCGTGCCCACAGCTGTGAGATACAGCTCTTAACCCAAAACAACCTAGAtgtggacataaggaagaagttcttcaccatgagagtggcgagaccctggaatgggttgtccagggaggtggttgtggccccatccctggaggtgttctaaggccaggctggatgaggctctggccagcctgatctagtgtgaggtgtccctgcccatggcagggggttggaactagatgatccttgtggtcccttccagttctgactgattctatgattctagattgtactgaaaaaaaaacacaagcccATGCTAGAAATAGGAGTTTCCAGAAAGcccatctgcagcagctggtgccTGGCAGTAGCTGCTGTTGCAATACCTCCTGGGGGTCAGTTTCCTTGGATGACTTGCAGAGTGCTTGCTAAGAGCTGCctagcagcagctgcctccctggCAAATCATTAACGCTGtgcacaggaacagcagtgggcaggatcccttcagcagGAGCTTCCCTGAATGCTAAGAATTCCTTGGAACCGTGCCTGTTCCTGCGTGCTTTGGGGAGTCCTGGCCAAGCACCCTGTTGGTGTGCTGCTCGCCCAGAGGAAAACACTTCCCTTGCTCCCAGCAGCTAACCCCAAGTAATGCTCAAATCATGCTGCTCTCAAATCAGCCATGAGGCTGAGCAGACgccaccactgccaccaccaTCCGTGCCACCATTGCTCACTGTTCCGTTGGGGCCACAGGGCCCAAAGCACACAGGGAGCTTGTGCCCAGCAAACAGAGGCAGGGTGAACAAACATGGCCAAGGCTCACTTCAGTGCCCTGGACAATGAGGCTGAATTGACAGCTAAGGGCCAAGATGAACAGTGAGGACAAAACTAAATGTGGCAGCACCTGAAGCCAGACATTTCACAGTACCTTAGTGGAGAAGCCTGGGCTACAAAGCTTCTCCCACAGTGCTGTGAGGAAGAGGTACAGTAAAATCATCATCACAAATGTAAACTTCCTGAATTATCAGATCTGAAGGGAAGTAATCAGTAGCAGGAACCTTGTGCCCTCAGGCATGTGACAGTAGATGAGAAACTGAGACATTTTTATCTAGGTTGCAGCAATAGGCAAGCTCACTCCTAGGCCAGTTAAACAGAATCTAGTGTTATTCAGATCAGCGTGGGAGCATCCATTTCCCCAAGCAGCTCGTCCTCAGTCAGCCTTCTTGGGAACATGGCCCATCCGTGTGCGGATGTTCCGCAGGAAGAAGAAAGCCACAGTGCTGCCCATACAGGTGATCTCAGCTACCCAGAAGGCTGTGGCCCAGCTGTAGTGCTTAGCGATGGTACTGAAGGGCAGTCCGGCCAGAAAACCCCCAACTGTAAGGAAAGACAAACAGTCAaggggcagtgctccagcatctcaatttTACCTGTTTTGGGTTTGCAGGTATAAAAATTCCTCAGGCTTAGTTTGAACTTGAGGCACAAGACAAAAACCTGTCAGGAACAGCAGGAAGCACTCCTCAGGCTTCCAGCTCTACTATCTCTCCATCTTTGGTGGCTTCCCATGATCAGTAACCTGGCACTCATGGCCTAGACCACCCTTCCTGCAGAGCACCCccgggttttgtttgtttcttggagCAATGACCATCACTCACCGTTGGCCATGAGGGCCACTATGGCGTGGGACGTGCCACATAGGTTGGCAGGGGCGCTTTCGTTGGCTATGACCCCGAACAGGGCAATTGGCCCATATGAGGAGAATCCAAACACAGCTCCCAGGGTCAGGATCCACAGCTGTCAAAACAAGTTAAAATCAGCAACAGGCTCTGTGCATATCACCACTGTCAGTCATCAGCTGCTGACAAATTTCAGATCCCATGTGTGGAACAAGACTGTTTTGACAGTTTTGGGCTGACACTAGCTCCTggcctgcaggcagaggagctcacCCCTGCAGCAGACCCTACGTATGCACAGCCCAGCTGTATCAGCACCacactgccctgctggccagtgtgagctctcctctctccactggttctgctcctgtgctgtgcaCACATGATACGGGCTGCTTCGCAAGACAGAACCAGGACATCAAAGGTGGTTAGCCTGGGAAATGagaggagcaagctgtgctttttttaaaaacatcctCCAGACACCAACTAAAAGCTGTTCTCATGTTAGGTGTGACTGCTCAGAGCATCTTTACATGTGAGAAGTCACCGTCTGACAACCTCTGTGTTACTAAGCAAACACAGAAATAGACCCAAACCCGTGTAACAGTTCAAACTTCAGTGTTAGCTCACGCTCTAGGAAAACCACCTGGCTCAGAATTTATCAGTCACTTGCAAAAGGGCAACACAGGTTAAGTAACTTGGCTGCCTGGAGATTACAGCATGTGCTTGGAGCTATAGACGCCGTTTCAAGATGCCCAGGAGGAAGCTAGTGCCATCTGATTTTccagagagaaagcagaaaaaaagagtcaGGGAAATGCCAGAATTAAGCAGGAAggcacctgcaggagcagagtcATTCTTCCTGACCTCACTCACAAAACCTCTTAACTGGCTACATTCTACCTGATGAACATATGTCCCCAGAACCTTCTATATAAGAACTTAAACGTTTTACATTCAGACATTAAAATCAATGTAATGATGAtaagaaaagatttcttttaaCAAAACTTACAGTAATCTCTTCTCAATGCCCTGGTTCTAAGTTCTGTAGTGCTAACCAACCTCCTGGGATAGGAAAAAGGCAGATCAGGAAAGCAgaaacaggcagagggagaaaaaatgCAAGGCAGAAACCTCATGTTCTTTTAGGCCTGTAAGATCAGCTAGGGGTTGCAAGGCTACAGTCCAGAAGTTATtttcctgaagaagaaaaaaagaaggagaaaaaaaaaaggaaaaggagaaaagaagttCCATTTACTCAGCAATCATGAGGACAGAAGCAAACCATGTCTGCCCCACAGCTGGTAACTcaggctggcacaggcagcatcAGCCCCAACGAGACTAAGTCAGCCTGCTTCTCTGTAgtgcaaacaaagaaaacaccaaGGGAAGGGTGAAGAGAAGAGCCACGTTCCCTGCCATCGGACTCCTTGCTGGCAAAGGGCTATCCCCACACCTCACAGCTACTTGAGCAGAGCTTACCTTGGGAGACTTGCCCGTGACTGTTACCCGGAAGAGAAACATGGACAGGCACATCCCAGCCAtcatggagagcagcagtgtgtgCCGAGGGTTCCCATGGCTGGACAGACCCACCTGGAACGCAGGAGGCGGAGCACAGGGTCAGGAGCTGAAAGGACTCCTTCCACTCGATGCTGTCCAGCCAGCCCAGTCAGCACACTGCTGCATTTGAACACAGGGGTTTCATCAGCCAGAAGATAGCTGTTAGCCAGAAGATAGCTGTCAGCCACCAGATCTCTTTCAACAGGGAGATCTggagagcacagcaaagccaaCGAATTAAACAATCAAACACCTCACCCCTGACAGGTGCACTGCACGCTGACACTGCAGGAGGCATCTCTCAGCACCTTCCAGGGCGTTTGGTGGCTGTTCTCACATGCACATCACAGCTGGGTTCTGTGACTCCAGCACaacaaaaaccaggggagcatTCTGCTCCACTGCTAATGCCAGTATTGGAGGGGTGGGAGATGGAATCCATCTTTAAACATTCACAGAGGAAGCAGCTCACACTGACGCTGTGCTAACAGCCCAGCACCCCTGAGGGCCCAGAGTACTCACTCTTGCTACTGCTCTGTCCGAGAAGTATCCAGCAGCAATGCTCCCCACCAGACCCCCTATCTCCAAGGCACTCATATAGGAACTACCTAGAACATAGGTGAAGCAAGGGACAGGCCATCAGCTTTAGTCATGACAGCAAAGCTTCTGCATGCTTTAGACCAAGCTCAACTGCTGTCAGCCCACAGTaagctcagagcagctctggtgaagagcagctcgCTCTTGCACAGGAATGCCCATGGGCCAGTCCCAGCAGGGCCCCTGTGCACTGGGACACTCATACACCCAGAAAATCCATCACTGATTTATTTCAGTAACTGTTAGGAGGCAGGAGGTAAGCAGACAAGTTCCTCAGATGGAGATGCCTGTGTCCTTTTCCTGCACCCTGCTGAGCTTTGGGTTGCAGCCACAAAGCTGGAAAATGCAGCTTTGAGTCTTACCCACAAGCACAGATTGTCCCCTCTCCTGGATCAGGAAGAGCTGTCCCCAGTCGGTACAGCACGTTTTCACTCCAAAAACGACCAGGTAGCCTGTTGAGAGCACCCAGAGGTAtggtgagagcagcagctctgtcaaaGTGCTATTGTCACTGGTGGAACCTGTAAAGAAGATCAGGAGGATCCTTACTACCACTTGAGGACAGCTACTGAAGCACACGGACTCAGCGGCACTACACACAGGGTCCATGATCAGGGACATCCTTACACAGGAAGATATTCACAGCTACTGCTGGTGAATggctttccctccccccctttctgGATTTGCTGTAATTTATGAATTCTTTCTGTCAATTTCTTCCACGCGCATCCAAGATTTCAAAAGACAATCCAAATTCTACTCCCAGCAATGTTCCACATTGTGGCTGCCAACAAACCCTCACAAAAGCTTTGAGAGAATTGTCTGCTTCTGTGCTACTGGTTTTTAGCTGTGCCTAAGACAGACCCAAAGGCACCAACTTTCATGTGCTACCTTGACCTTTGCATCAGTCTTCCAGGAACACCTACAAGCTCAGCCTGTTCAAAAACCACTCTGCAGAAGCAGGGTTGGGGTTTAACACAAAGAGGCCAAGTCTGGCAGTACAGGTATCAAAGGACAGCGATGAAAATCAGCCTTTAAAGTCCTACAGCAAACCTATGTTGCAATTTCC
Proteins encoded in this region:
- the TRAPPC4 gene encoding trafficking protein particle complex subunit 4 isoform X2, with product MAIFSVYVVNKAGGLIYQLDHYAPRADTEKTFSFPLDFVLRPHDERVVVAFGQRDGVRVGHAVLAINGAEVNGRFTADGKDVLEFLSNPANYPVSIRFGRHRLSSNEKLMLASMFHSLFAIGSQLSPEVGSSGIEMLETDTFKLHCFQTLTGTPLRCELFDQNLKLALEVAEKAGPFGPGS
- the TRAPPC4 gene encoding trafficking protein particle complex subunit 4 isoform X5, yielding MAIFSVYVVNKAGGLIYQLDHYAPRADTEKTFSFPLDFVLRPHDERVVVAFGQRDGVRGIKFVVLADPRQAGIDSLLRKIYEIYSDFALKNPFYSLEMPIRCELFDQNLKLALEVAEKAGPFGPGS
- the RPS25 gene encoding 40S ribosomal protein S25, with the translated sequence MPPKDDKKKKDAGKSAKKDKDPVNKSGGKAKKKKWSKGKVRDKLNNLVLFDKATYDKLCKEVPNYKLITPAVVSERLKIRGSLARAALQELLSKGLIKLVSKHRAQVIYTRNTKGGDAPVAGEDA
- the CENATAC gene encoding centrosomal AT-AC splicing factor, which produces MAAHYCGLCRRTSFTGRRHLYSAGHRRRLQEALARLQEEVAAARAAAAAAEDGDDGAAVERYDPAEHDRRVWCLCCDRGVQRDGRRDGLALLQAGFLQHLAGSEHRRETARFWRENRAEAALRERFLVPAEEYERFQRALERVVAAHQRQEEEHIQQIAAGIREAERRQQETVRAALQLQTEPELCAGLSVCSPPAGPERNSSHDTQQPGPHGMQTGPDLNWMEPNQALTFTGHQETEGKGNVHTGAKPPWLTEEEDGSQQQIGPSYEEFLKQKEKQRLRKLPAERVGASFDHTSQTGDSWLPSFGRVWNHGRRWQSRHQFRTESGEKKRKR
- the TRAPPC4 gene encoding trafficking protein particle complex subunit 4 isoform X1 translates to MAIFSVYVVNKAGGLIYQLDHYAPRADTEKTFSFPLDFVLRPHDERVVVAFGQRDGVRVGHAVLAINGAEVNGRFTADGKDVLEFLSNPANYPVSIRFGRHRLSSNEKLMLASMFHSLFAIGSQLSPEVGSSGIEMLETDTFKLHCFQTLTGIKFVVLADPRQAGIDSLLRKIYEIYSDFALKNPFYSLEMPIRCELFDQNLKLALEVAEKAGPFGPGS
- the TRAPPC4 gene encoding trafficking protein particle complex subunit 4 isoform X3, translating into MAIFSVYVVNKAGGLIYQLDHYAPRADTEKTFSFPLDFVLRPHDERVVVAFGQRDGVRVGHAVLAINGAEVNGRLFAIGSQLSPEVGSSGIEMLETDTFKLHCFQTLTGIKFVVLADPRQAGIDSLLRKIYEIYSDFALKNPFYSLEMPIRCELFDQNLKLALEVAEKAGPFGPGS
- the TRAPPC4 gene encoding trafficking protein particle complex subunit 4 isoform X4 — encoded protein: MAIFSVYVVNKAGGLIYQLDHYAPRADTEKTFSFPLDFVLRPHDERVVVAFGQRDGVRVGHAVLAINGAEVNGRFTADGKDVGSSGIEMLETDTFKLHCFQTLTGIKFVVLADPRQAGIDSLLRKIYEIYSDFALKNPFYSLEMPIRCELFDQNLKLALEVAEKAGPFGPGS